In the genome of Drosophila yakuba strain Tai18E2 chromosome 3R, Prin_Dyak_Tai18E2_2.1, whole genome shotgun sequence, one region contains:
- the LOC6537095 gene encoding protein mini spindles isoform X3, whose product MAEDTEYKKLPVEERCVHKLWKARVDGYEEAAKIFRELDDEKSPEWSKFAGLIKKMVVDSNALAQEKGLEAALIFVENSGLAGRTVGDVMTGIVQKCIAAPKTKTKELSVQVALMYVEIEKQDAVVEELVKGMEAKNPKIVSACVAATTLALREFGHKVIGVKPLIKKLAPLMSDRDKAVRDEGKQLAVEIYRWIGAAMKAQISTLPQVTLKELEDEFDKLKGERVEPSRYLKSQQEKQAKIADAAATEDAYNEEDGEAGVEEIDPMDLLDPVDILSKMPKDFYDKLEEKKWTLRKESLEVLEKLLTDHPKLENGEYGTLVSALKKVITKDSNVVLVAMAGKCLALLAKGLAKRFSNYASACVPSLLEKFKEKKPNVVTALREAIDAIYASTSLEAQQESIVESLANKNPSVKSETALFLARALTRTQPTALNKKLLKLLTTSLVKTLNEPDPTVRDSSAEALGTLMKLMGDKAVTPLLADVDPLKMTKIKECHDKAEIKIKVAGPKKEARPASAPTAKAAAPAKGGSVDPKPVTRPATTGARKVLKKPAAVGGGGATSAPAAASKAGGKPLATERELTPEDLQEKSEEILPADILNGLIDSNWKNRLSAVEQLLGEITGFDAKQASISQILIRTISGRKPGLKEMNFQVLKFKLDIIRSVAENYPLTTTTVDLVINEITEKLADAKNGAAAADVLSAFAEATKLEYVVGKVLSFAFEQKSPKVQSEAFNWVGKSITEFGFQLQPKTLIEDVRKGVQSTNPTVRASAIQLVGTMAMYMGKALMMFFDSEKPALKSQIQVEFDKNVGEKPPKPVRGVQRSSGGSGGNSPDNEDDDGGAAGEEEPINMADLLPRVDIAPQITEALLKEMSDKDWKTRNEGLTKLQAIISEARLIKPSIGDLAPALAHRLVDSNAKIAQTTLAICEQLATAMGAGCRNHVRTLFPGFLHALGDNKSFVRAAALNCINSFGEKGGYKEFFESEMIADALKGGSPALKTELWAWLADKLPGLPPKSVSKEDLHSMVPHLYANICDRNADVRKNANEAVLGIMIHLGFEAMNRALDKQKPASKKDILAALEKARPNLPVKPLPKGKQQAPIPEEPKPKTVRGGGAGGAPGIQKSASSRAAGGQEKPAPARKKDEDIDTSPLLCANSAKNQRLLDEQKMKVLKWTFVTPREEFTELLRDQMITANVNKALIANMFHDDFRYHLKVIEQLSEDLAGNSKALVCNLDLILKWLTLRFYDTNPSVLIKGLEYLVQVFQVLIDEEYILAENEGSCFVPHLLLKIGDPKDAVRNGVRRVLRQVILVFPFVKVFGYVMEGLKSKNARQRTECLDELTFLIESYGMNICPQAAVREIARQISDRDNSVRNAALNCIVQVFFLSGEKTYKMIGHLNEKDLSMLDERIKRAKKTKKPTPPPSVDVPASGRSAASQRHDSIEIEDAEVGNGCDELPPPDEDGMQRELNARGQNNLTERSATNVVAYLSSLTRQATFDQAPSSQLLLLQQQLQQLQQQAQQQKPSGPFGLDSQVISEIERDWVRVDQMEQKPLLNVDISSLDDPIKVRPTRAGIHYPQEKFDRLISRQHYMQQTLTTSPSSTSGMTSGVSPYRSPMRMQHQPPPQQLENNIPNLADVLPKHDPQLVKVIKGVSSTDTLKARASINELAAIIEAPEKQAVLRDYEEIFIQNVLAQFKNLSQIPSAQSVVVYQPLLSILYTFFHANILGKTLSVACIKNLMSALLNLMADPKLAVGDDSQYNKVINGICLKVLDKVDFTNLNCALIRLLRETCPEAKLPKFTDLLMKCIWRNVKMLPERSNELNYDAVILEVHEFMLALPSTWWQNRPSDTPMRTIKTILHNMAKVKGNAILQHLNQIPTHSELHTYLIRILKNFQKDGSAAGIGASPQRAKEIASKRISHQTHDTVSQIFKLISDRDTKQQGLQKLYDFKQQNPDIDLSTFLQGSSAPFHKYIEEGLAEIERNQNAGSTQEPDNRTDVNYQNNGPDPDFWMDRLQFHMTGGAAKLASARSADDGSHMLDNKVADENLCLNGMNAQKASLIKREKRDMSPNRLQHLQAKLAQIKKENHAQ is encoded by the exons ATGGCCGAGGATACGGAGTACAAGAAGTTGCCGGTGGAGGAGCGGTGTGTCCATAAACTATGGAAAGCCCGCGTCGATGGTTACGAGGAGGCCGCAAAGATCTTTCGCGAGTTAGATGACGAGAAGTCGCCAGAATGGTCTAAATTCGCAGGACTCATAAAAAAGATGGTGGTGGATTCCAATGCCCTGGCCCAGGAAAAGGGTCTAGAAGCGGCCCTCATCTTTGTGGAGAACAGCGGTCTGGCCGGACGCACGGTTGGCGACGTGATGACTGGCATCGTACAGAAGTGCATTGCGGCGCCAAAGACAAAAACCAAGGAGCTCTCCGTCCAAGTTGCACTCATGTATGTGGAGATAGAGAAGCAGGATGCCGTCGTCGAAGAGTTAGTTAAGGGTATGGAGGCGAAGAACCCTAAGATTGTGTCCGCCTGCGTGGCAGCTACCACACTGGCCCTCCGGGAATTCGGACACAAGGTGATCGGCGTCAAGCCATTGATTAAAAAACTTGCCCCGCTAATGTCTGACCGAGACAAGGCGGTTCGAGATGAGGGCAAGCAGCTGGCTGTAGAAATTTACCGTTGGATCGGAGCTGCCATGAAGGCACAGATCTCAACGTTACCCCAGGTAACGCTCAAGGAACTGGAGGATGAGTTCGACAAACTCAAAGGCGAACGCGTTGAACCCTCCAG ATATCTAAAGTCACAGCAGGAAAAACAAGCGAAGATCGCCGACGCAGCAGCGACCGAAGATGCCTACAATG AAGAGGATGGCGAGGCTGGCGTTGAGGAAATCGATCCTATGGATCTTCTAGACCCCGTTGACATTCTCTCCAAAATGCCCAAGGACTTTTACGATAAGCTGGAGGAAAAGAAGTGGACTCTGCGCAAGGAATCGCTGGAGGTCCTGGAGAAACTGCTCACGGACCATCCCAAGCTTGAGAATGGCGAGTATGGAACGCTGGTGAGCGCTCTTAAGAAGGTTATTACCAAGGACTCCAACGTAGTCCTCGTTGCAATGGCCGGTAAATGCTTAGCCTTGCTAGCCAAAGGACTGGCTAAGCGCTTCTCAAATTACGCATCC GCTTGTGTCCCATCCCTGTTGGAGAAATTTAAAGAGAAGAAACCTAATGTTGTGACAGCACTGCGTGAGGCTATCGATGCCATTTACGCCTCCACTTCTCTAGAGGCCCAGCAGGAGTCCATTGTAGAGTCCCTGGCCAACAAAAATCCAAGCGTCAAGTCCGAAACGGCCTTGTTTTTGGCCCGTGCTCTAACCCGCACCCAACCAACCGCGCTAAACAAGAAGCTACTTAAGCTACTAACGACCAGTCTAGTGAAAACGCTGAACGAGCCAGATCCAACTGTCCGCGACAGCAGCGCCGAAGCTCTTGGTACTTTGATGAAGCTAATGGGAGACAAAGCGGTGACTCCCTTGCTAGCCGACGTTGACCCACTCAAAATGACCAAGATTAAGGAGTGCCATGACAAGGCGGAGATCAAAATAAAGGTTGCAGGTCCAAAGAAGGAGGCGCGACCTGCATCTGCCCCGACTGCGAAAGCGGCTGCTCCTGCAAAGGGTGGTAGTGTCGATCCTAAGCCAGTAACGCGACCGGCCACTACAGGGGCCCGTAAGGTTTTGAAAAAGCCGGCGGCTGttggtggaggaggagctaCATCTGCCCCTGCTGCAGCTTCTAAAGCGGGTGGAAAACCTTTAGCCACGGAACGCGAATTAACCCCCGAGGACTTGCAAGAAAAATCCGAGGAAATTTTACCAGCCGACATACTTAATGGGTTGATAGACTCCAACTGGAAGAACCGCCTTTCTGCTGTAGAACAGCTCCTGGGCGAAATAACAGGCTTTGATGCAAAACAGGCTAGCATATCACAGATCCTGATCCGAACAATCAGTGGACGCAAGCCGGGCCTCAAAGAAATGAATTTCCAAGTACTAAAGTTTAAGCTAGACATAATCCGGAGTGTGGCTGAAAATTATCCGCTGACGACGACAACCGTTGATCTGGTGATTAACGAAATAACCGAGAAGCTAGCAGACGCCAAGAACGGTGCAGCAGCTGCCGATGTTTTGTCGGCCTTTGCCGAAGCCACTAAACTGGAGTACGTTGTGGGCAAAGTGTTGAGCTTTGCTTTCGAGCAAAAATCGCCTAAAGTGCAATCAGAGGCCTTTAACTGGGTGGGCAAGTCAATCACAGAGTTCGGCTTCCAACTGCAGCCGAAAACACTCATTGAGGATGTACGAAAAGGCGTGCAAAGCACGAACCCAACGGTTCGTGCCTCCGCCATTCAGTTGGTGGGCACCATGGCTATGTATATGGGCAAAGCTCTAATGATGTTCTTCGACAGCGAGAAGCCTGCACTAAAGTCTCAAATCCAGGTAGAGTTCGACAAGAATGTGGGCGAAAAACCACCCAAGCCTGTTAGAGGAGTTCAACGTAGCAGCGGTGGATCCGGCGGTAATTCCCCGGACAATGAGGACGATGATGGTGGGGCAGCCGGAGAAGAGGAGCCCATTAACATGGCAGATCTTCTACCACGCGTTGACATTGCTCCACAGATTACGGAGGCACTGCTGAAGGAGATGTCCGACAAGGACTGGAAGACTCGCAACGAAGGTCTGACTAAGCTGCAGGCTATTATTTCAGAGGCGCGGCTTATCAAGCCCAGCATTGGCGATTTGGCTCCTGCTCTGGCTCACCGTCTGGTAGATTCAAATGCTAAGATTGCCCAAACAACACTTGCCATTTGCGAGCAACTTGCCACGGCCATGGGGGCTGGTTGTCGAAACCACGTGCGGACCTTGTTCCCTGGATTTTTACACGCTCTGGGTGATAATAAGAGTTTTGTAAGAGCCGCTGCCCTTAACTGCATAAATAGTTTTGGCGAGAAGGGTGGCTATAAGGAATTCTTTGAGAGCGAAATGATAGCCGATGCCCTTAAAGGAGGATCCCCAGCTTTAAAGACCGAATTGTGGGCTTGGCTGGCAGACAAGCTGCCCGGCCTTCCCCCCAAGTCAGTATCGAAGGAGGATCTCCACTCAATGGTGCCGCACTTATATGCTAATATCTGCGATCGAAACGCTGATGTCCGGAAAAATGCCAACGAGGCGGTGCTGGGCATTATGATTCATCTTGGATTTGAGGCTATGAACCGAGCTCTGGACAAACAGAAGCCCGCCTCCAAAAAGGACATACTTGCGGCACTGGAAAAGGCGCGTCCTAATCTTCCGGTAAAACCGCTTCCCAAAGGCAAGCAGCAGGCCCCAATACCTGaggagccaaagccaaaaactgtgcgcggcggtggagcaggGGGTGCGCCTGGAATTCAGAAGAGTGCTTCATCCCGGGCCGCTGGAGGACAAGAGAAGCCGGCACCGGCGCGCAAGAAGGACGAAGATATCGATACATCGCCGCTACTGTGCGCCAACAGCGCAAAAAACCAGCGGCTGCTGGACGAGCAAAAAATGAAGGTGCTGAAGTGGACGTTTGTAACACCAAGAGAGGAATTCACCGAGCTGTTACGCGATCAAATGATAACCGCAAATGTAAATAAAGCGCTGATAGCCAACATGTTCCACGACGATTTTCG CTACCACTTGAAAGTCATCGAGCAGTTGAGCGAAGATCTGGCTGGCAACAGTAAGGCGCTAGTGTGTAATCTGGACCTAATACTTAAATGGTTGACTCTGCGCTTTTACGATACGAACCCTTCTGTGCTGATTAAGGGTCTCGAATATCTAGTACAGGTTTTCCAGGTGCTTATTGACGAGGAATACATTCTGGCCGAGAACGAGGGAAGCTGTTTTGTGCCACATCTGCTTTTGAAG ATCGGAGATCCAAAGGATGCTGTTCGAAACGGCGTACGCCGCGTGCTGCGGCAAGTCATATTGGTCTTCCCTTTCGTCAAGGTCTTCGGCTATGTGATGGAGGGCCTAAAATCCAAGAATGCCCGTCAGCGTACTGAGTGCCTTGACGAGCTCACCTTCCTAATTGAGAGCTATGGCATGAACATCTGCCCTCAAGCGGCGGTGCGGGAGATTGCTCGCCAAATTTCGGACCGGGATAATTCCGTACGCAACGCAGCACTCAACTGCATTGTCCAGGTGTTCTTTTTGTCCGGAGAAAAGACTTACAAGATGATTGGCCATCTAAACGAGAAGGACCTCTCAATGCTAGATGAGCGCATCAAGCGAGCCAAAAAGACTAAGAAACCCACGCCACCACCGTCTGTTGATGTGCCGGCCAGCGGAAGGTCGGCTGCATCTCAACGGCATGACAGCATCGAGATCGAAGATGCTGAAGTGGGCAACGGTTGCGACGAGCTTCCGCCACCGGATGAGGACGG TATGCAGCGGGAACTAAATGCGCGTGGGCAGAACAACCTCACAGAGCGGAGCGCCACAAACGTGGTTGCCTACCTGAGCTCCCTGACTCGACAGGC AACTTTCGATCAAGCGCCTTCGTCACAGCTGCTTCTACTCCAGCAACAGCTTCAACAGTTACAACAGCAGGCTCAGCAACAAAAGCCCAGCGGTCCATTTGGCTTAGACTCGCAGGTAATCAGCGAGATCGAAAGAGATTGGGTCCGAGTGGACCAAATGGAGCAAAAGCCCCTGCTGAACGTAGACATCTCATCGCTGGACGATCCCATTAAGGTGAGGCCCACGCGAGCCGGCATTCACTATCCGCAGGAGAAGTTCGATCGGCTGATTTCTCGACAGCACTATATGCAGCAGACTCTAACCACGTCCCCGTCATCCACCTCCGGAATGACCAGTGGAGTCTCGCCGTATCGCAGTCCCATGCGCATGCAGCACCAGCCGCCACCACAGCAGCTGGAAAACAATATACCAAA TTTGGCTGATGTTTTGCCCAAGCACGATCCGCAGCTGGTAAAAGTTATAAAAGGTGTGAGCAGCACGGACACGCTCAAGGCGCGCGCTTCTATTAACGAGCTTGCCGCCATTATCGAGGCTCCAGAGAAGCAGGCTGTGCTGCGCGACTACGAAGAAATCTTTATCCAGAATGTGCTGGCACAGTTTAAG AATCTCTCACAGATACCATCGGCTCAATCTGTGGTCGTTTACCAGCCGCTTTTATCAATTCTGTATACATTTTTCCATGCCAACATTCTGGGCAAAACGCTGAGCGTGGCCTGCATCAAAAATCTAATGTCGGCGTTGTTAAACCTTATGGCCGATCCCAAGCTGGCCGTGGGCGATGATAGTCAGTATAACAAGGTTATTAATGGCATATGTCTGAAAGTGTTGGACAAGGTAGATTTTACGAATTTAAACTG TGCTTTGATACGACTATTGCGGGAGACTTGTCCTGAGGCAAAGCTGCCCAAGTTTACAGACCTGCTGATGAAGTGCATATGGCGCAACGTTAAGATGTTGCCAGAACGAAGCAACGAGCTCAACTACGACGCCGTGATTCTCGAGGTGCACGAGTTTATGCTCGCGCTGCCAAGCACTTGGTGGCAAAACCGACCGTCGGACACTCCAATGCGAACGATTAAGACTATTCTGCATAACATGGCAAAGGTGAAGGGAAATGCCATTCTGCAGCATCTCAACCAGATTCCCACACACTCGGAGCTACACACGTATTTGATACGCATTCTTAAG AATTTCCAAAAGGATGGCTCTGCTGCAGGAATTGGTGCCTCCCCCCAGAGGGCCAAGGAGATTGCCTCCAAGCGAATTTCGCACCAAACACATGATACAGTATCGCAGATCTTTAAGCTGATCTCGGATAGAGATACCAAACAGCAAGGTCTGCAGAAGCTTTACGACTTTAAG CAACAAAATCCTGATATCGATCTAAGTACCTTCCTGCAAGGCTCCAGTGCCCCATTTCACAAGTACATCGAGGAGGGCTTAGCCGAGATTGAGAGGAACCAGAACGCTGGATCCACACAGGAGCCGGATAATCGGACGG ATGTCAACTACCAGAACAACGGTCCCGATCCCGATTTCTGGATGGACCGCCTACAGTTTCATATGACCGGAGGAGCCGCAAAGCTAGCATCCGCACGTTCGGCAGACGATGGATCCCATATGCTGGACAATAAGGTGGCTGACGAGAATCTCTGCCTGAACGGAATGAACGCGCAGAAGGCGTCGCTGATTAAGCGAGAA aaaagGGATATGTCACCAAATCGCTTGCAGCATCTCCAGGCAAAATTGGCTCAAATCAAGAAAGAGAATCATGCCCAATAA